TGCCCGGTATCGCTTCCGCGATCGCGCCGATAAATCCTCCATGATTTCATGCCAAGGCTCAATGCTGTCCATGGTGGAGCGCAACAAGCTGGCTTGGATAACAGCCGCAGAAATCGTTTCTAGGTTATATAAAGCGAGCTCTGGCAAAGAATACTTCGAAGCCACTACTTCGCCCTGCTCTGTAATTTTGATCCGGCCATTCACGCTATACCCTGGCTGGGCCAAAATAGCTTCATAGGCAGGTCCACCGCCTCGGCCGACAGAACCGCCCCGACCGTGGAAAATTCGCAAAGAAATGCCGTAGGGCTCAGCAGTTTCCTGTAAGCGTTGCTGGGCTTTATAAATCTCCCAATTACTACTGAGGAAGCCAGAATCTTTATTGCTATCAGAGTATCCCAGCATGATCTCTTGTAACGAGAGAGGAGGTTCTGAAGATGGCTCCTGAGATGCCTGAGCATCCACTAAATAATTCCGATAAAAGGTTAAATCAAACAGTTGGGTCATGACCCCTGGCGCCCGCTTTAAGTCATCTACTGTTTCAAAAAGAGGGATAACGTGTAATGTTCCAGTCGCCGTTGTGGGATCAAATAGACCGGATTCCTTCGCTAACAGCAGCACTTCCAGCAAATCACTGGCATCATGGCTCATGCTAATGATGTAGGTACGGCAAATTTCTACCCCAAATTCTTCCTGCAGCCGCCGAATCATCCGGAAGGTATTAATCAGCTCTTGGGTTTTCTCAGAAAAAGGCAGGTCATGGGGGATCAGGGGCCTACGGGTCTGCAGCTCTTGGGTCAGCCACTCCAATCGTTCGGGCTCTGATAACTCGTTATAGGGCTTGGGCAGAATCTGCAGATAATTAACGATTTCAGTGAGGGCATCTGAATGACAAGAGCTTTCTTGCCGGATATCTAACTGAGTCAGATTGAAGCCAAAGATCTGCACTTGGCCGATCAGGGTATCTAACTCTTGGCAACTGATCCCTGTCGCCTGCAAATTCTCTTGGACCACTCGAAGTTCGGCCAAAAAATCCTGAGCAGCAGGATAGTAAATTTGTTCGTTCATCCCTTGGGGATGAATCGGATGGGAAAAATCAATCAGTTGAGCCTGCTGTTGGTTGCGATCTCGAGTATTTTCTAGACGCTTCAGGATATAAGACAACTTGAATCGAAAGGGTTCTCCCAGGAACCGGATCGAGAGCCGGTCATACACGTCAGGCATTTGTAGCTGATCTTGGCCCAAAGATTTCTCTAAACCAGATGGAACTTCAGACCAATATTGGGATAGGGTCAACAAATTGATCAGCTTATTAATGGATTGAATATATTTCTCAAGCACTAAATTTCGCTGATAACAGGAGGTTTGCCAAGTGATAGCTGTCGTCACTGCTGGGTTGCCATCGCGATCCGAGCCCACCCAAGATCCAAACTTACAAAAGTTGTAGCGAGGGGGTTGTAGATTGGGAAATGCTTGTTTCAAATGCTGGGATAAGCGTTGATACAGCTGGGGAATCGCATCAAAAAGGACTTCGCGAAAATAATGCAGGCTGTACTCGACTTCATCTAAAACTGTCGGCCTAAATTGATGAAGTTCATCGGTTCGCCACCAAAATCTGACTTCCTCCGTGAGTTGGGCCTGTAACGCATCCACTTCCCAATTCGAACGGGTACTATTGGCCAGTCCAGCCTCCGCCTCATCTAATTTGCCTAAGATCTTGGCAATCCGACGTTGTTTAGCCCGAATCGTCTGCCGCACAATTTCTGTCGGATGAGCAGTAAATACAAGCTGAATATCCAGGTTCTGAATAATATTTTGAATATGGCGAGGCGGAACATTTAACTGTTTCAGCTTGGGAAATAACCAGGTAAAGGTCCCTGCATTCGGCTCCCGTAGAATTGCATCAAAGATGCTGTGCTCAGGTAGATCGGTCTGACCATTTTGGCCAGAATGATTTTCTGCTCCCTCCTCAGAGCCATCGGCATTAGGAAGTGCTACCGGAGAGGATTGAATCGCCCCTCGGGTACGCATAATACTTTCCTCTTGCTCATAATGTTGTTCCACAATATTGATGAGCTGAAAGTAGAGGGCAAATGCTCTTGCAGCCCGAATGGCTTCATCTAGCTCCAGCTTTTCTACCACCTTCAGGACTTCCGTTTCCGGAACCCTTGGGGCTTGTCCTTCCGGGGAACACATCGATCGCAACTGCCGAAGTAAATCGACTAACTCCTGCCCGCATTCATCTCTGAGGACAGCTTCCAGTAGGTCTTCAATGACTTTAATTCGATGTAGAAGCAATGACTCTAACTGGTTGTGCTGTGCTAATTGGGGATGGATACGGTTGAGAGTGGAACGCATAGAGTATTAACTCAAATAAGTAAGATCGATGGAATAGAAAAACTCGAAGACGATTATCAAGCTTTTGGGAACTTCGCCTTTAAAGCATCAACCTCTGTTGAGAACTGGGTAAAGTGGCATCAAAAACAACTCCATCACAATTCTAGGGGGTAAACCTCGCTTTACTATCTTTCTCTAAAAGCTAATTCCCTTGGTAGGGTTAGGTTCCCTCAATAAACCGTTCTTACTTTGGATGAATCATGCTGTGTAGACTGGGCCTAAGCAGTATTCATAAGCCAAAAGATAGACTACATAACTTAAGGACGGATATATTCGTCCACATATGGATTTTCCTAGCTCTCTAAACAACATTCTGAGGATAAAGACCCGGAAAATTACATCCAAAGGAGAGAAAAACGTACTTTATTCGGGCAAATCTAAAAAAGGCAAGGCGACCCCTTGCAATAGGCTTTCGCTCCAAGTTCCAAGGGTCGTCAAACACCTGAACAGCTGTTGCTGCCCCAACAAGGCAACAAGAATCGGCAATATTGCCAGACTGACTAGAAGCTCCAATTGCTCTGGCTTGAGAAGAATGGGAGGGACCTTAGAGATCGGGTTAGACGATGAGAACATGATGAGACCTTTGATAGTGTTTTAACGCAGTGCCCAGTCTTTTGCCCAAGCTAGAATTTTGGAAACTCGGTCCGGGTGATGGGACTCACAATAGAGGCGCAGAACAGGCTCTGTCCCACTAAAGCGAATAAGTAACCAGCTCTGATCCGCCAAGTTAAACTTAAAACCATCGATGGATAGAACATCCACGACTTTTTGGTCCAATACTTGACTGAAGGGTGCTGCTTGCAATTGATCAATTAGCTTTTGTTTATCAGCTTCAGAAGATAGGGGTAGATCAATACGATCATAAAAACTGGTGAACCCTGTTTGCGTTTGTAGCTGCTGATACAAATGGGATAGATCTTGACCGGTTTGAGCTGCAGCTTCGAGTAAATATAGGGCAGAGAGCAAGCCATCTCGTTCAGGAATATGGTTGCCATAGCCTATACCTCCAGATTCTTCGCCACCAATCAATACTGACTCTGCGGCCAGCATATAGTCGGCAATATATTTATAGCCAATGGGGGTTTCATGGAGGGGTAATTGGTACAGATCAGCCACTTGAGGGATCAGTTCTGAACCGCTAATCGTTTTGATGACTTCTCCCTGGAACTTTCGGCGAGCTGCAAGGTGTTCAATCAAAATCGGAATCAAGATTTGAGAACTTAGAAAGTTACCCTGGCCATCCATTGCTGCAATTCGATCCCCGTCCCCATCAAATATAAATCCTACAATCGCTTCTTCATCAGGGGCCTGTTGACGGTGAGTTTGGATGGACTGAATGAGAGTTCCCAAATACTTGGGAAGGGGTTCAGGGGCCCCTCCTTCGAATAACGGATCGCGATCGCAGTTGAGTTCTGTGATCTCAGCCGATAGCAGCCGTTGTAGGCCAGTGGCTGTTGCCCCATGCATCGTATCCACAAAGACCTTAAGTCGCTTCTGGTGAATTGCTTGATTGATGGCATCCATATCAACCTTAGATTGCAAAACCTGACAATACTCTGGCCAGGGATCGAAGGTATCTAGGGTCCCGGCAGTCGAAGTAGTGACGGGGGCTTCGACCAGTCGATCTTGAATAGCTTGAGTGACGACAGGAGGCACTGAGCCGCCAAAGGCTCCTTTGACTTTGAGGCCAGAATAGATCCCTGGGTTATGGCTGGCTGTAATCACCAAAGCCCCAAGGGCGTGGCGATGATAGGCCGCCCAACTAAATGCAGGGGTGGGCGCAAAGGTGTTCGATAACAGCACATCAAATCCGGCTTGCTGAACAGCTTCAGCAGTGGCCTGGGCAAATTCTTCTGAGAGAAATCTGCGATCATATCCCACGATCACTAAATGCTTTTTGTCAGCGCTGCCATAGGTTTCTTCTAGGATTTGGGCCGCAATAGGGGCGACATAGACCAACCGCTCGAAGGTAAAGTCTTGGGCAATAATGCCTCGCCAACCGTCGGTTCCAAATTTGATTGAGGATGCAAAATCGTTAGGCATAGGGAATCCGCTAGGATACTGTCTCTACATCCTACACACCAAAAGTTAACCCGTAATTACTAACAAAACTTAATCTTTAGTTTATGATTTGGAGTGATACGCAGTTTAGGGAGGTTTATTTTGACTCAACATGAAGATGCCATTGCGCCACACGGTGGTTCACTCATCAACCGGGTTGCTTCTGCAAGCCAAAAACAAGATTTGCTTGCCAAGGGTGATAGCTTACCCCGCGTACAGTTAGATAAGCGAGCCACCTCAGATTTGGAAATGATTGCCATTGGTGGCTTCAGCCCACTTTCAGGCTTTATGGGGCAGGCAGACTATGAACAGGTTGTTCATCACATGCACCTTGAAAATGGTCTGCCTTGGTCCATTCCAGTGACTTTATCTGTCGATGAAGGCGTAGCGGCTGCCCTTGATGTGGGAGGCTTAGTTCGTCTAGATGACCCAGCGGGCGCTTTTGTGGGTGTACTTGAATTGACTGAGAAATATACCTACGACAAGACTCAGGAAGCCGTTCAAGTCTATAAAACAGATGAGATGAAACATCCTGGTGTCAAGGTCGTGTTTGATCAGGGTGCAGTTAATCTTGCGGGTCCAGTTTGGTTGCTAGAGCGCCAGTCCCACCCCCAATTCCCTTCCTATCAAATTGACCCCATCGCTGCTCGTCAACTCTTCCGTGAACGAGGTTGGAACACAATTGTTGGCTTTCAAACCCGGAATCCGATTCACCGTGCCCACGAATACATTCAAAAGTGTGCGTTAGAAACTGTAGATGGATTATTCTTGCATCCATTGGTGGGTGCAACGAAAAGTGATGATATTCCAGCAGATGTGCGGATGCGTTGCTACGAAATCATGATGGAGCATTATTTCCCGGAGGATCGGGTTATTCTAGCCATTAATCCTGCGGCCATGCGCTATGCAGGTCCTCGCGAAGCAATTTTTCATGCTTTAGTTCGCAAAAATTATGGCTGCACCCATTTTATTGTGGGTCGCGACCATGCGGGTGTGGGTGACTACTATGGTACCTACGATGCCCA
The Acaryochloris marina S15 genome window above contains:
- the ppc gene encoding phosphoenolpyruvate carboxylase, which produces MRSTLNRIHPQLAQHNQLESLLLHRIKVIEDLLEAVLRDECGQELVDLLRQLRSMCSPEGQAPRVPETEVLKVVEKLELDEAIRAARAFALYFQLINIVEQHYEQEESIMRTRGAIQSSPVALPNADGSEEGAENHSGQNGQTDLPEHSIFDAILREPNAGTFTWLFPKLKQLNVPPRHIQNIIQNLDIQLVFTAHPTEIVRQTIRAKQRRIAKILGKLDEAEAGLANSTRSNWEVDALQAQLTEEVRFWWRTDELHQFRPTVLDEVEYSLHYFREVLFDAIPQLYQRLSQHLKQAFPNLQPPRYNFCKFGSWVGSDRDGNPAVTTAITWQTSCYQRNLVLEKYIQSINKLINLLTLSQYWSEVPSGLEKSLGQDQLQMPDVYDRLSIRFLGEPFRFKLSYILKRLENTRDRNQQQAQLIDFSHPIHPQGMNEQIYYPAAQDFLAELRVVQENLQATGISCQELDTLIGQVQIFGFNLTQLDIRQESSCHSDALTEIVNYLQILPKPYNELSEPERLEWLTQELQTRRPLIPHDLPFSEKTQELINTFRMIRRLQEEFGVEICRTYIISMSHDASDLLEVLLLAKESGLFDPTTATGTLHVIPLFETVDDLKRAPGVMTQLFDLTFYRNYLVDAQASQEPSSEPPLSLQEIMLGYSDSNKDSGFLSSNWEIYKAQQRLQETAEPYGISLRIFHGRGGSVGRGGGPAYEAILAQPGYSVNGRIKITEQGEVVASKYSLPELALYNLETISAAVIQASLLRSTMDSIEPWHEIMEDLSARSRKRYRALIHEQEDLVDFFYEVTPINEISQLQHAARPARRRADNRRTLEGLRAIPWVFSWTQSRFLLPAWYGVGTALQDFLDEESAEHLTLLQYFYGKWPFFKMVISKVEMTLAKVDLQIAHHYLQELTSSEDVDRFERLFEQIAQEYYLTREMVSKITGNQQLLDGDPNLKRSVHLRNGTIVPLGFLQVSLLKRLRQHQRQDRVALGAGNVSEKDLLRGALLTINGIAAGMRNTG
- a CDS encoding phosphoglucomutase/phosphomannomutase family protein: MPNDFASSIKFGTDGWRGIIAQDFTFERLVYVAPIAAQILEETYGSADKKHLVIVGYDRRFLSEEFAQATAEAVQQAGFDVLLSNTFAPTPAFSWAAYHRHALGALVITASHNPGIYSGLKVKGAFGGSVPPVVTQAIQDRLVEAPVTTSTAGTLDTFDPWPEYCQVLQSKVDMDAINQAIHQKRLKVFVDTMHGATATGLQRLLSAEITELNCDRDPLFEGGAPEPLPKYLGTLIQSIQTHRQQAPDEEAIVGFIFDGDGDRIAAMDGQGNFLSSQILIPILIEHLAARRKFQGEVIKTISGSELIPQVADLYQLPLHETPIGYKYIADYMLAAESVLIGGEESGGIGYGNHIPERDGLLSALYLLEAAAQTGQDLSHLYQQLQTQTGFTSFYDRIDLPLSSEADKQKLIDQLQAAPFSQVLDQKVVDVLSIDGFKFNLADQSWLLIRFSGTEPVLRLYCESHHPDRVSKILAWAKDWALR
- the sat gene encoding sulfate adenylyltransferase gives rise to the protein MTQHEDAIAPHGGSLINRVASASQKQDLLAKGDSLPRVQLDKRATSDLEMIAIGGFSPLSGFMGQADYEQVVHHMHLENGLPWSIPVTLSVDEGVAAALDVGGLVRLDDPAGAFVGVLELTEKYTYDKTQEAVQVYKTDEMKHPGVKVVFDQGAVNLAGPVWLLERQSHPQFPSYQIDPIAARQLFRERGWNTIVGFQTRNPIHRAHEYIQKCALETVDGLFLHPLVGATKSDDIPADVRMRCYEIMMEHYFPEDRVILAINPAAMRYAGPREAIFHALVRKNYGCTHFIVGRDHAGVGDYYGTYDAQYIFDSLDAQALGITPMKFEHAFYCKKTLSMATTKTSPSGPEDRVHLSGTKVREMLRRGELPPPEFSRPEVASELAAAMKA